A single Brassica rapa cultivar Chiifu-401-42 chromosome A04, CAAS_Brap_v3.01, whole genome shotgun sequence DNA region contains:
- the LOC117133649 gene encoding uncharacterized protein LOC117133649: protein MDKGKWVADSVRQAKRPPVKIPAVDTSARIEEHKLTLIGRVTNPSVQKTIALVDFFLQHWRVAGSITGRALGPHLFQFKFETEQDLQAILSGTPYHFKRWILILQRWEPIVSDFFPALIPFWITIHGNSLHYWSDAAIEAIGDELGPVEDFDVDRGRIRVLVNGLKPLEMFLDISLAGEIKQVELEY, encoded by the coding sequence ATGGACAAAGGCAAGTGGGTAGCTGACTCAGTGAGACAGGCTAAACGACCCCCAGTAAAAATCCCTGCTGTCGACACTTCTGCAAGAATAGAAGAGCACAAACTCACCCTCATAGGGAGAGTCACAAACCCCTCAGTCCAAAAAACCATAGCCCTAGTAGACTTCTTCCTCCAACATTGGCGTGTGGCGGGATCTATCACCGGAAGGGCCTTGGGACCACACCTGTTTCAGTTTAAGTTCGAAACTGAACAGGACCTTCAAGCTATCCTCTCAGGCACGCCATATCACTTCAAGAGATGGATTTTGATCCTCCAGAGATGGGAGCCTATAGTCTCTGACTTCTTTCCGGCACTAATACCCTTCTGGATAACGATACATGGAAATTCTTTACACTACTGGTCTGATGCTGCTATAGAAGCAATTGGAGATGAACTGGGACCAGTGGAGGATTTCGATGTAGACAGAGGAAGAATCAGAGTACTTGTTAATGGTTTGAAGCCCCTGGAAATGTTCCTAGACATAAGTCTAGCGGGGGAAATTAAGCAAGTGGAGCTGGAATACTAA